One genomic region from Torulaspora delbrueckii CBS 1146 chromosome 4, complete genome encodes:
- the SLD5 gene encoding DNA replication protein SLD5 (similar to Saccharomyces cerevisiae SLD5 (YDR489W); ancestral locus Anc_3.94), producing the protein MDISIDDILAELDRDTTAVDHSDPSSHLPIPSDGNTTMMNSSFDPSRMPGGKNRLHEDVTPQKDYSRLMTLWRNERCAPELLPYPSLLLSRMLRRVQEQMENIENISMGFYKNTISGDLKNSGVSYDKTNEKLPLLYMEAELERVKFLLRSYLRCRLSKIDKFMLYLKQLDYDETNVTPLNELLSEQEQVYHSRHFAISLKLLNSSILKHMPPELQAINDTEGSVSMIDEPEWNKFVFIHVKEPSDHANEDPLLEKNEFGKLCYTVTIHELNEDVELNIGGIYVMRYGVIKDLLRNDKVELI; encoded by the coding sequence ATGGATATTAGTATCGATGACATTCTGGCTGAACTTGACAGGGACACCACTGCTGTGGATCATTCTGATCCAAGCTCTCATCTGCCAATTCCCAGTGATGGAAACAcaacgatgatgaactcATCATTTGATCCCAGTCGAATGCCCGGTGGGAAAAACAGGCTGCATGAAGATGTCACACCTCAGAAGGACTATTCTCGATTGATGACGCTTTGGAGAAACGAAAGATGTGCACCAGAACTGCTACCGTACCCATCACTGCTGTTAAGTCGAATGTTGCGACGTGTGCAGGAACAGATGGAAAATATTGAGAATATATCAATGGGATTCTACAAGAACACTATTTCTGGCGATCTTAAAAATAGTGGAGTAAGTTATGACAAGACTAATGAAAAGTTGCCTCTGCTATATATGGAGGCAGAACTAGAAAGAGTCAAATTCCTACTGAGGAGTTATCTCAGATGTCGACTGAGTAAGATTGACAAGTTTATGCTTTATCTCAAGCAGCTAGATTATGATGAGACCAATGTTACGCCTTTAAATGAACTACTTTCTGAGCAAGAACAGGTATATCATAGTAGACATTTCgcaatttcattgaaattattAAACAGCTCCATCCTCAAGCACATGCCACCAGAATTGCAGGCGATAAATGATACAGAAGGTAGTGTGAGTATGATCGACGAGCCAGAATGGAACAAATTCGTCTTTATACATGTAAAAGAACCCTCAGATCATGCGAATGAAGATCCGCTCTTGGAAAAGAACGAGTTTGGCAAACTCTGCTACACAGTCACAATTCATGAGCTTAACGAAGATGTTGAGCTTAACATTGGTGGCATCTACGTTATGCGTTACGGAGTCATCAAGGATCTGCTACGAAATGATAAAGTCGAGTTGATATGA
- the SDD3 gene encoding Sdd3p (similar to Saccharomyces cerevisiae YOL098C; ancestral locus Anc_3.93) has protein sequence MVFNKLISFQLDYAPQYHLTKYISSRTRLQLVHVNHKSSPLVQGYFAVATECPTDSGAPHTLEHLIFMGSQQHPYKGLLDTAGNLCMSSTNAWTATDQTVYTLTSAGWQGFKQLLPAYLDHILNPTLTDAACLTEVYHVDPDDLSDKGVVFSEMDAIESQSWFVTMLEKQRLMFPEGSGYRSETGGLTPNLRQISNDEIRKFHKDAYSPDNLCLIVSGNVPEDELLKIVQEWDDTLPTFEFQDRKRPFLDNQASQIPEKLPKTSESVVEFPELDESQGELLFSWIGESYHSYVNDLAITMILEYFTETALAPFTKQLIEIDDPYANSADYWTDDFMRTIINIGIHSVPTEKMEQTKSKVLEVLSTHEIDVARMRKVVDNYKWDFVLKCEKNGDTVLSQAVITDFIYGDEYGHSLKRSLEDLKDFEDLEQWSQEKWQELLRRVFVEQSPIIVQGKPSSKMYEELQYNREKILEERQKKYGELDRAKLRETLGNAKIQNDKPIPESLLKKFTIQDPSKSVDFLSTKSVTTIKDFEYNDPHDDITRHIISTKPPNFPLFIHVEHYPSQFVEVHALLNTNNIKDTSLLPFYHVLEELFSMPMEAEKGKIIPFEEVVSRLQAETVGSEVTLGLASVATDLIDIKIGCKAGNYTKAVEWIKHCLFDMIFDEKRVAVLLDNYLASIVELKREGEVMLESLTSRNLYSTRSLKKSADPIYVESILEQILDDIRNGQYETKILPRLETVRSQLRSNFAKISLLVLGDVHKITPDIFTPWNSLIKRLDNIPANYQVKVPPVPKLLDATSALCKEPKEKAFIITTPASESSYMNVITSIPFNMDYRHPDYAMVSLASEYLQCVEGPFWKGIRGAGLAYGANMIRMPEANCWGFSIYRGSDILKCYQVAKEIVGQHASGIIEIDKLLLEGAVSMIINRIAMMENSYASAGVANFTDNFILKRGPNFNEHHIRRLSQVTEKELQDTMRKYFVNLFNMNSSAVFISCHPSKLNSIQEFLEMEGFTVEVEELEEEVDSEEGSEGDSDEED, from the coding sequence ATGgttttcaacaagttgATTTCATTTCAATTGGATTATGCGCCGCAATATCACCTAACCAAGTATATATCGAGCCGAACAAGACTCCAATTAGTCCATGTCAACCACAAATCATCACCTCTAGTGCAGGGATACTTTGCAGTAGCTACAGAATGTCCTACGGACTCGGGTGCACCTCACACTTTGGAGCATTTGATCTTCATGGGCTCACAACAGCATCCTTATAAAGGTTTGTTAGATACCGCCGGTAATCTGTGTATGTCATCCACTAATGCCTGGACTGCAACTGATCAGACTGTGTATACGTTGACAAGTGCAGGCTGGCAAGGTTTTAAACAGTTGCTGCCTGCGTATTTGGACCACATTTTAAATCCAACACTCACTGACGCAGCATGCTTGACTGAAGTTTACCATGTGGATCCCGATGATCTGAGTGACAAAGGGGTGGTTTTCAGTGAAATGGATGCCATTGAATCCCAGAGTTGGTTCGTCACAATGCTAGAGAAGCAAAGACTTATGTTCCCCGAAGGAAGTGGTTACAGATCTGAGACGGGAGGACTAACACCTAACTTAAGACAGATATCTAATGATGAAATCAGGAAATTTCATAAGGACGCCTACTCACCTGATAACCTCTGTCTCATTGTCAGCGGTAACGTTCCGGAGGATgaactcttgaagattgtCCAAGAGTGGGATGATACTTTACCCACTTTTGAGTTTCAGGATCGCAAGAGACCATTCCTTGATAACCAGGCATCTCAAATTCCCGAAAAATTGCCCAAGACATCTGAATCGGTTGTCGAGTTCCCAGAGCTAGACGAAAGCCAAGGTGAGTTACTATTTTCATGGATCGGTGAATCATATCACTCTTATGTGAATGACCTGGCAATCACAATGATCTTGGAATACTTTACTGAAACAGCTTTGGCACCGTTCACCAAGCAGCTCATTGAGATTGATGATCCTTACGCAAACTCGGCTGATTATTGGACCGATGATTTTATGAGAACTATCATCAACATCGGTATACATAGTGTTCCGActgaaaagatggaacAGACCAAAAgcaaagttcttgaagtgCTGAGTACCCATGAAATTGATGTGGCTAGGATGCGCAAAGTTGTCGATAACTATAAATGGGATTTTGTGCTAAAGTGCGAAAAGAACGGTGATACCGTCTTGTCACAAGCCGTCATCACTGACTTTATTTATGGAGATGAGTACGGtcattctttgaagagatcgTTGGAAGATCTAAAAGACTTCGAAGATCTGGAACAATGGTCTCAAGAAAAGTGGCAAGAGCTGTTACGTCGTgtatttgttgaacaaagtCCCATTATCGTCCAGGGGAAACCAAGTTCGAAGATGTACGAAGAATTACAATACAATAGGGAAAagattcttgaagaacgtCAGAAAAAGTATGGTGAGCTCGATAGAGCCAAACTGCGCGAAACTTTAGGAAACGCTAAAATTCAGAATGATAAACCTATACCAGAGTCTTTGCTAAAGAAATTCACCATTCAAGATCCAAGCAAGAGTGTTGATTTCCTCTCCACGAAAAGTGTTACTACTATCAAGGATTTTGAGTACAACGACCCACACGACGATATTACTCGTCATATAATAAGCACAAAGCCACCAAATTTTCCGCTTTTCATTCATGTTGAACATTATCCTTCACAGTTCGTCGAAGTGCATGCTCTGCTCAATACAAATAACATCAAAGATACTTCCTTGCTGCCTTTCTATCATGTTCTGGAAGAGCTCTTCTCTATGCCTATGGAAGCAGAGAAGGGCAAAATTATACCGTTCGAAGAAGTGGTATCACGTCTGCAAGCGGAAACTGTTGGCTCTGAGGTCACTCTTGGTTTAGCAAGTGTGGCTACCGATCTAATTGATATTAAAATTGGATGCAAAGCTGGAAACTACACTAAAGCTGTAGAGTGGATAAAACACTGTCTCTTCGATAtgatttttgatgagaagcGTGTAGCAGTTCTTTTGGATAACTACTTGGCATCTATTGTGGAATTAAAAAGAGAGGGTGAAGTCATGTTGGAGTCGTTAACAAGCAGGAACTTGTATTCCACAAGGTCCTTGAAAAAGTCCGCTGACCCTATCTATGTCGAAAGTATTCTTGAGCAGATTTTGGACGATATCAGAAATGGTCAATACGAAACAaaaattttgccaagacTCGAAACTGTGAGAAGCCAGTTAAGATCTAACTTCGCCAAAATAAGCTTATTAGTTTTGGGTGACGTGCACAAAATAACTCCCGATATTTTCACTCCATGGAATTCATTGATTAAAAGATTGGACAACATTCCCGCTAACTATCAAGTAAAAGTCCCACCAGTGCCAAAACTATTGGATGCCACTTCTGCTTTATGCAAAGAGCCCAAGGAAAAAGCGTTTATCATCACAACTCCAGCTTCTGAGTCTTCTTACATGAACGTCATTACTTCAATACCGTTCAACATGGACTATCGCCATCCTGACTATGCAATggtttctttggcttctgaATACTTACAGTGTGTCGAAGGACCATTCTGGAAGGGTATTCGTGGTGCGGGCCTTGCTTATGGTGCAAATATGATAAGAATGCCAGAAGCTAATTGCTGGGGTTTTAGCATATATCGAGGCTctgatatcttgaaatgttATCAAGTGGCAAAGGAGATTGTTGGTCAACACGCGTCTGGTATCATAGAGATCGACAAACTTCTACTGGAGGGAGCCGTCAGTATGATTATCAACAGGATTGCTATGATGGAGAATAGCTATGCGTCTGCCGGTGTTGCGAACTTCACCGATAATTTCATATTGAAGAGAGGACCAAACTTTAATGAACATCACATTCGAAGGTTGTCTCAAGTTACTGAGAAAGAGCTCCAAGATACAATGAGGAAGTATTTTGTCAACCTTTTCAATATGAACAGTAGTGCCGTTTTCATTAGTTGCCACCCATCCAAACTGAACTCTATACAGGAATTCCTGGAAATGGAGGGCTTTACAGTTGAAGTTGAggaacttgaagaagaggtcGATTCAGAGGAAGGTTCAGAAGGGGATTCTGACGAGGAGGACTAG
- the PKH1 gene encoding serine/threonine protein kinase PKH1 (similar to Saccharomyces cerevisiae PKH1 (YDR490C) and PKH2 (YOL100W); ancestral locus Anc_3.92), with product MTIAGEDSRPLLPTDEYQINSQFAKTHRLTQRDSLNSAVRSSSNRNIANLDLIRKSRTPLQKALTDTDNFIQMHSKGPHDVRDDEEESSALEKLKSDQDSSYSLESSSSEQDDDYFSQHHEMELHPQLRKQREEWAERGAAKIVRQVTNPDTGKTTRQVVKKGIKDFKFGETLGDGSYSTVMLATSKESGKKYAVKVLSKEYLIRQKKVKYVNIEKNALQRLNNSRGIVKLYFTFQDESSLYFLLEYAPNGDFLSIMKKYGSLNEDCACYYSAQIIDAIDFLHSKGIVHRDIKPENILLDKDFKVKLTDFGTAKILEPKPNTTDSYDLLSRSKSFVGTAEYVSPELLNDNYVDYRCDIWAFGCILFQMIAGKPPFKATNEYLTFQKVMKVQYAFTAGFPLVVRDLVKGILIKQPAQRLTIPQIKSHHFFKDKNFKDGSIWDEPAPEIQPYKVSARSMQPIPALSCGSVPQRRPVISKFYAKSTSNLSTEPGGNGSSSSKLGKLPPTSSSNPSQKKVLDERTAQILDNARKAVGNRKNSSQNKRTTSGAASAASAALTKRSLDPPSSQGTTAAPPSANQYGTAKSSGTYKSTTSVQTSHSKSGDSTNQPSDSSPVLSSTSGRPVSSRRKVPTESHSSGTMSKTDIIWSYYLKNIEERVLGVGEINLAISSNDSLEKRVSKVHGCSIIEPEVFNTSRATRLSQVARAGGEVTGFRNDNRGEVAPEKAFYEEISFDHENVSKDYRQSGGDLPMTMAGDKVTSNNTSADPNNAEDAGNLAITGKFKKLFHHNGNKQETLTEPIPRTNYYKRMLLVTNQGRCLILVKKAKSSSGAALSYQPAFDIHLYHPEVKLKEITVSSANSDFKILLIQTPYNSFICKTNKSSAESWFRTISMAIRVGHDNSSSRLKKDEDTKNEALIAATLASPALSYDSLSSDGSRSIPTAISSKAPKTPILASSLSDSKPGASSGSTVTASKTGRLFENFISSKEKTPKRHASPVPLPTKLVNGLPAGPASPVGLGLSDYHDILHSPTSPKETKKSVAGGKFKLLARSEQSFRPTK from the coding sequence ATGACAATAGCAGGTGAGGACTCGAGGCCTCTGCTGCCTACGGACGAATATCAGATCAATTCGCAGTTTGCGAAGACCCACAGGTTGACACAGAGGGATTCGTTGAATTCAGCGGTCCGAAGTTCTTCCAATAGGAATATAGCTAATCTAGACTTGATCAGGAAGAGTAGAACGCCGTTGCAAAAGGCTTTGACTGATACAGAtaattttattcaaatgCATAGTAAGGGACCGCACGATGTCCGagacgatgaggaagaatcaagtgctttggagaaattgaagagtgaTCAGGACAGTAGTTACTCGTTGGAAAGTAGTTCAAGTGaacaggatgatgattattTCAGTCAACATCATGAGATGGAGTTGCATCCTCAGTTGAGGAAGCAGAGAGAGGAGTGGGCAGAGAGAGGTGCTGCAAAAATTGTACGTCAAGTGACAAATCCAGATACAGGGAAGACTACGAGGCAAGTTGTAAAGAAAGGTATAAAGGATTTTAAGTTCGGGGAGACCCTGGGTGACGGTTCTTATTCCACGGTGATGTTAGCGACCTCGAAGGAAAGCGGTAAGAAATATGCGGTTAAAGTACTGAGCAAAGAGTATTTGATACGTCAAAAGAAGGTCAAGTATGTCAACATCGAGAAGAACGCCTTGCAACGGTTGAACAACTCTAGAGGAATAGTGAAGCTGTATTTTACCTTCCAGGATGAGTCTAGCCTTTACTTCTTACTGGAATATGCACCAAATGGCGATTTCTTGTCTATCATGAAAAAATACGGctctttgaatgaggaCTGTGCTTGCTACTATTCGGCTCAAATTATAGACGCTATTGACTTCTTGCATTCCAAAGGGATAGTGCATAGAGATATCAAGCCGGAAAACATCCTGTTGGATAAGGACTTTAAGGTAAAGTTGACCGATTTTGGTACTGCCAAGATACTTGAACCAAAGCCAAATACGACCGATTCATACGATCTATTATCCAGATCGAAGTCATTTGTCGGAACCGCGGAATACGTCTCACCAGAACTTTTGAATGATAATTATGTTGATTATCGATGTGATATTTGGGCATTTGGTTGCATATTGTTCCAAATGATCGCGGGTAAACCGCCTTTCAAAGCGACTAACGAATATTTGACGTTTCAAAAAGTTATGAAAGTTCAATACGCATTCACCGCAGGGTTTCCCTTAGTTGTTAGAGATCTGGTGAAGGGAATTCTCATAAAACAACCAGCGCAGAGATTAACTATCCCACAAATCAAAAGCCaccattttttcaaagacaagaatttcaaagatggatCTATCTGGGATGAGCCTGCACCTGAGATTCAACCATACAAAGTTAGTGCAAGGTCTATGCAGCCCATTCCTGCTTTAAGCTGTGGTAGTGTACCACAAAGGCGCCCGGTAATCTCTAAATTTTACGCAAAGTCAACCAGCAATCTATCGACTGAGCCTGGTGGGAATGGATCATCTTCCAGTAAATTAGGGAAACTACCTCCAACCTCATCGTCTAACCCATCACAGAAGAAGGTTTTGGACGAAAGAACTGCACAGATACTGGATAATGCAAGAAAAGCTGTTGGTAATAGAAAGAATTCCAGTCAGAACAAAAGGACCACCAGTGGAGCGGCTTCGGCGGCCTCGGCAGCTTTAACAAAGAGAAGCTTAGATCCGCCGTCATCACAGGGTACAACAGCAGCACCACCGAGCGCCAATCAATATGGGACTGCTAAATCATCGGGGACCTACAAGAGCACTACTTCTGTACAGACATCCCATAGTAAAAGTGGTGACAGTACTAACCAACCATCAGATAGCTCACCTGTCTTATCGTCTACATCTGGAAGGCCTGTCAGTTCAAGGAGGAAAGTGCCGACCGAGAGTCATTCATCTGGTACGATGAGCAAGACGGATATTATATGGTCTTATTACTTAAAGAACATTGAAGAGCGTGTTTTAGGCGTTGGTGAGATCAACTTGGCCATCTCTAGTAATGATTCGCTCGAAAAGCGTGTAAGTAAAGTCCATGGATGCTCTATCATTGAGCCGGAAGTCTTCAATACATCTCGTGCAACCCGTCTATCGCAGGTCGCTAGAGCGGGTGGAGAAGTGACAGGTTTTCGAAATGACAATCGTGGAGAAGTGGCTCCTGAAAAGGCATTTTACGAAGAAATATCGTTTGACCATGAGAACGTTTCCAAGGATTATAGACAATCTGGAGGCGATTTGCCAATGACGATGGCAGGTGATAAAGTAACATCAAATAACACTTCTGCAGATCCAAATAATGCAGAGGATGCCGGGAACTTGGCCATCACTGGTAAGTTTAAAAAGTTGTTTCACCACAATGGTAACAAGCAAGAGACTCTGACTGAACCTATTCCAAGGACAAACTATTATAAAAGAATGCTGTTGGTGACTAACCAAGGTAGATGTTTGATTTTAGTCAAAAAAGCAAAAAGTTCTTCGGGAGCTGCTTTAAGCTACCAGCCAGCATTTGATATTCATCTATACCATCCCGAAGTCAAATTAAAGGAGATCACTGTATCTTCCGCAAACTCTGACTTCAAGATCCTTTTGATTCAGACTCCTTATAACTCTTTCATTTGTAAGACTAATAAGAGCAGTGCTGAGAGTTGGTTCCGAACAATAAGCATGGCCATCAGGGTTGGTCATGATAACAGCTCATCAAGGCTAAAGAAGGACGAAGATACAAAAAATGAAGCTCTCATAGCAGCAACTTTAGCAAGCCCTGCATTGAGCTATGATTCGCTTTCTTCCGATGGGAGTCGATCGATCCCTACTGCGATTTCGTCCAAGGCACCAAAGACGCCTATTTTAGCATCAAGTTTATCTGACAGCAAGCCCGGCGCGAGTTCTGGAAGTACTGTTACTGCGTCCAAGACAGGCCGTCtttttgaaaactttatAAGTTCCAAAGAAAAGACGCCGAAAAGGCATGCCAGTCCAGTACCTTTACCCACCAAACTTGTCAATGGGCTGCCTGCGGGTCCTGCAAGTCCTGTGGGGTTAGGCTTATCAGACTATCACGACATACTGCATTCTCCCACATCACCAAAGGAGACAAAGAAAAGTGTAGCCGGTGGAAAGTTCAAGCTGCTAGCAAGAAGCGAACAGTCCTTCAGGCCCACTAAGTAG
- the TDEL0D05330 gene encoding uncharacterized protein: protein MVIGSRISRIQSCTREEFASYLRHTDIDEYNKYVPERSCWDGQLRNKTSELCLDTELLLFLMALNGIDKTSEEEATMEDATREPRLFSTLCTRVKRGMRRTKRPVFRQNNYEVGSPVEAPPFYSAVQSVVPCCPTATSERTVVHNEVFANHLGKPRSTTNVLRLIEATD, encoded by the coding sequence ATGGTGATCGGTAGTCGAATTTCTAGGATCCAGAGCTGTACTCGTGAAGAGTTTGCTTCGTACCTAAGACATACCgatattgatgaatatAACAAATACGTTCCCGAACGCAGCTGTTGGGATGGTCAATTGCGAAACAAGACTTCCGAGCTGTGCCTTGACACAGAACTTCTGCTGTTTCTCATGGCATTAAATGGAATTGACAAGACTtccgaggaagaagctaCGATGGAAGACGCAACAAGAGAGCCTCGCCTATTCTCTACATTGTGCACTCGTGTGAAACGGGGAATGAGACGCACGAAACGACCGGTTTTCCGACAAAATAATTACGAGGTTGGTTCCCCAGTGGAAGCACCACCTTTCTACTCTGCAGTGCAGTCCGTGGTGCCCTGTTGTCCGACGGCTACGAGCGAACGCACAGTAGTGCACAATGAGGTCTTTGCAAACCACCTTGGTAAACCAAGATCTACTACAAACGTTCTGCGGCTCATCGAAGCCACTGATTAA
- the IZH1 gene encoding PAQR-type receptor (similar to Saccharomyces cerevisiae IZH1 (YDR492W) and IZH4 (YOL101C); ancestral locus Anc_3.90) produces the protein MSSTTTIRQRKTTVQETQKARDSKDGIMGKKLYHFNELPEWQQDNDKILTGYVRETKSVLRCLDSLSYWNNESVNIYTHLLSAVAYFVLLLFFTDILLIPSFPSTTMTDYIIINFYLLGAFVCLMCSSCFHCFKQHSNSQSDAWSKVDYMGIIGLISCSVISLLYYGYFDHVFYFKLFSVITVVLAMACSVCVLSDRFNTSDMRPLRASFFITFAFSSVIPIATGMFKFGWTEVFHRVQLRFVGWEAFFYLSGALLYGYRIPETIAPGKFDFIGSSHQLFHVLVVLGSFCHLRAVMGSYMFMHAHINAPNILALKG, from the coding sequence ATGAGCTCTACTACAACGATCAGGCAGCGCAAAACCACGGTCCAAGAGACCCAAAAGGCCCGCGACTCAAAAGACGGGATCATGGGCAAGAAATTGTATCATTTTAACGAACTGCCCGAGTGGCAGCAGGATAACGATAAGATCCTTACGGGTTATGTGCGTGAAACTAAGTCCGTGTTAAGATGTCTGGATTCTCTTTCGTATTGGAATAATGAGTCGGTTAATATCTATACGCATTTGCTCTCTGCCGTGGCCTATTTTGttctgttgttgttctttACCGATATCCTACTGATTCCGTCTTTCCCATCAACTACGATGACCGACTATATCATAATCAACTTTTACCTGTTGGGAGCATTTGTGTGTTTAATGTGCAGTAGTTGTTTTCACTGCTTTAAGCAACATTCGAACTCTCAAAGTGACGCATGGAGTAAAGTCGACTATATGGGGATCATCGGTTTGATTTCTTGCTCAGTGATCTCGTTACTGTACTACGGTTATTTTGACCATGTTTTctatttcaaattgttttCTGTGATAACTGTTGTCCTAGCGATGGCTTGCAGTGTCTGTGTGCTAAGCGATAGATTTAACACCAGCGACATGCGTCCGCTTAGAGCCAGTTTCTTTATAACGTTTGCCTTCAGCTCTGTGATCCCAATCGCTACTGGGATGTTTAAATTTGGCTGGACTGAGGTTTTCCACAGAGTGCAACTAAGATTCGTCGGTTGGGAAGCCTTTTTCTACTTATCAGGAGCTCTGCTCTATGGTTACAGGATCCCTGAGACCATAGCACCAggaaaatttgattttaTCGGTAGCTCGCATCAACTTTTTCATGTTTTAGTCGTCCTGGGCTCGTTCTGCCACTTGAGAGCAGTCATGGGCTCTTACATGTTCATGCACGCGCACATCAACGCTCCAAATATACTTGCTTTAAAGGGATAA
- the MZM1 gene encoding Mzm1p (similar to Saccharomyces cerevisiae YDR493W; ancestral locus Anc_3.89) yields the protein MSSNLKALNAYRHGLRATRVAFNGDSRMLLAARHKMRDGMINPPNPELPVDKQIEHLEEVARFLKQNLVQGKKSGSEQRYALNIHKDTELGDNETIKITKQTLASQGGGCCGGGKNLYK from the coding sequence ATGAGTAGTAATTTGAAGGCGTTGAACGCATATAGACATGGTCTGAGGGCTACCAGGGTGGCTTTCAATGGGGACAGTAGGATGTTGCTAGCTGCGAGACATAAGATGCGCGATGGGATGATTAATCCACCAAACCCTGAGTTACCAGTGGATAAACAAATTGAGcatttggaagaagttgcCAGGTTTTTGAAGCAAAACTTGGTCCAGGGTAAAAAAAGCGGTTCGGAGCAGAGATATGCTTTAAACATTCACAAGGACACAGAGTTGGGAGATAACGAGACGATAAAAATCACCAAGCAGACGCTAGCATCTCAAGGTGGTGGTTGTTGTGGAGGTGGAAAAAATCTATACAAGTAA
- the TPT1 gene encoding tRNA 2'-phosphotransferase (similar to Saccharomyces cerevisiae TPT1 (YOL102C); ancestral locus Anc_3.88) — protein MNSPAGKRDIQISKALSYLLRHGALKEGLPIDNNGFIPVSVLLRHNRLKSHKCTLEDIHRIVENNDKKRFQIMNKDLEDGGQQEVICATQGHSIATITPDNEVLEKVTAPTELPEKLIHGTSISKLLLILQSGSIKKLRRNHIHLSPGISGRDSQVVSGMRTSSNAYIHLILGQPLLDKIQLFRSLNNVYLTPDDVDLSLFKSVTIRPSKRASDDLNAVIVELNRLGIPYELSGGQ, from the coding sequence ATGAATTCGCCAGCTGGTAAACGGGATATTCAGATCTCGAAGGCATTGTCGTACTTGCTGCGACATGgtgctttgaaagaaggttTGCCGATCGATAACAATGGATTTATACCAGTTTCCGTGCTGCTACGTCACAACAGGCTAAAATCTCATAAATGCACTCTCGAAGATATCCACCGGATTGTTGAGAACAATGATAAGAAACGGTTTCAAATCATGAACAAAGATCTGGAAGATGGTGGACAACAGGAAGTTATATGTGCCACTCAAGGGCATTCCATCGCGACTATTACACCAGACAATGAGGTACTTGAAAAGGTCACAGCTCCAACCGAGTTACCAGAAAAACTGATCCATGGCACCAGTATATCAAAGCTTTTACTCATTCTACAATCTGGatcaatcaagaagttgcGCAGAAATCATATTCATCTCTCACCGGGCATATCTGGTCGGGACAGCCAAGTGGTCAGCGGCATGCGAACTTCAAGCAATGCATATATACATTTGATTTTGGGACAACCTTTGTTAGACAAAATACAGCTCTTCAGGTCTTTGAACAACGTATATTTGACGCCGGACGATGTTGACCTGTCGTTATTCAAAAGTGTCACAATTCGACCATCCAAACGAGCTTCTGATGACCTCAATGCCGTGATAGTTGAATTAAACAGACTTGGGATACCGTATGAACTCTCCGGTGGCCAATAG